A genomic window from Lotus japonicus ecotype B-129 chromosome 1, LjGifu_v1.2 includes:
- the LOC130736180 gene encoding nuclear localization sequence-binding protein-like — protein sequence MVVTWLDEDTEDEEKLSANKVNAFSGAVNDSDSNADLQEKVATLTAKLENTYKSVRMLNSGSNMLEEILEETSKQGKSVKGIGFSYKSENRGNQKASRNKKESMKGKIERTVGGARVMSLHTSSSTQSKKNLRTPSKKHYKSRATPMQNPEAPVLEDVSNTSVSANDEDDVATSSHGSDETLSDKPAKEVSLSKDSSSSSKSSDSKAANSTDVLSEESMKTPPIVHDVSDDEDSEDVPLASVAARMLKRRRASVEETPVVQKKKAKITTGSSKSRATDVSRKGK from the exons aTGGTAGTGACATGGTTAGATGAAGATACTGAGGATGAGGAAAAGTTATCTGCCAACAAGGTTAATGCCTTCTCAGGGGCTGTCAATGACTCAGATTCCAAtg CTGATCTTCAAGAGAAAGTAGCTACACTGACAGCCAAACTGGAAAATACCTACAAGTCAGTGCGTATGCTGAACAGTGGATCTAATATGCTTGAAGAGATCCTGGAAGAAACAAGTaagcaaggaaagagtgttAAAGGCATTGGTTTCAGTTACAAGTCTGAGAATagaggaaatcagaaagcatcaaGGAA caagaaagagtctATGAAgggaaagatagagagaactgttggtggtgctagggttatgAGTTTGCACACAAGTTCTTCCACTCAATCCAAGAAGAACTTAAGAACTCCTTCCAAGAAGCACTACAAGTCTCGTGCAACCCCAATGCAAAACCCTGAAGCCCCTGTGCTTGAGGATGTTTCAAACACTTCTGTCTCTGCAAATGATGAAGacgatgtcgcgacatcttCCCATGGCTCCGATGAGACATTGTCTGATAAGCCTGCCAAGGAAGTTTCACTCTCAAaggattcttcctcttcatccaagaGTTCTGATTCCAAGGCTGCAAACTCAACGGATGTTTTGTCAGAGGAGTCGATGAAGACCCCTCCCATTGTTCATGAtgtctctgatgatgaagattcagaggaTGTGCCTCTGGCGAGTGTTGCTGCCAGAATGCTTAAACGAAGAAGAGCATCCGTTGAAGAAACTCCTGTTGTCCAGAAGAAGAAAGCCAAGATCACTACGGGttcttcaaaatcaagggcAACCGATGTGTCAAGGAAAGGCAAGTAG